One Dunckerocampus dactyliophorus isolate RoL2022-P2 chromosome 18, RoL_Ddac_1.1, whole genome shotgun sequence genomic region harbors:
- the LOC129171568 gene encoding coenzyme Q-binding protein COQ10 homolog, mitochondrial-like has translation MSSKSTPQLARTILDGFQVHSNKFVRGNLKRGNARHVGPGGALGTLRKPSLSQCATSYIKTPHRSFINLAAPISSRRTEYAESRTIGFTPEQMYSVVACVEQYQHFVPWCKKSRVVKGRTDGDMHAELEIGFPPVVERYTSEVTVVPNHQVRALCTDGSLFSHLETVWRFAPGPKDVPKSCKVDFYVSFEFKSLLHSRLASVFFDEVVKQMVCAFESRATELYAGQQEAPLRRGSR, from the exons ATGTCCAGTAAATCGACTCCGCAGCTCGCCAGGACTATTTTGGATGGTTTTCAAGTCCACTCGAACAAATTTGTCCGTGGGAACCTAAAACGCGGAAATGCCAG ACATGTTGGTCCTGGTGGGGCTCTGGGGACGTTGAGAAAGCCCAGTTTGTCCCAGTGTGCCACCTCCTACATCAAGACCCCCCACCGCAGCTTCATCAACTTGGCCGCTCCCATCAGTAGTCGCAGAACCGAGTACGCCGAGAGCCGGACCATAGG GTTCACGCCCGAGCAGATGTACAGCGTGGTGGCCTGCGTGGAGCAGTACCAGCACTTTGTTCCCTGGTGCAAGAAGTCCCGCGTCGTCAAGGGGCGGACGGATGGCGATATGCATGCCGAGCTGGAAATCGGTTTCCCACCCGTGGTGGAGCGCTACACTTCTGAGGTCACCGTTGTTCCCAACCACCAAGTCAGA GCTTTGTGTACCGACGGATCCCTCTTCAGCCATCTTGAGACAGTGTGGAGGTTCGCACCTGGACCCAAAGACGTACCCAAGTCCTGCAAAGTGGACTTTTAT GTGTCCTTTGAGTTCAAGTCGCTGCTCCACTCTCGCCTGGCCAGTGTCTTCTTCGACGAGGTGGTCAAGCAGATGGTCTGCGCTTTCGAGTCGCGGGCGACGGAGCTCTACGCTGGCCAGCAGGAGGCGCCCTTGAGGAGGGGATCAAGGTGA